A single genomic interval of Sceloporus undulatus isolate JIND9_A2432 ecotype Alabama chromosome 2, SceUnd_v1.1, whole genome shotgun sequence harbors:
- the RAI14 gene encoding ankycorbin isoform X2, which produces MLAHGADVASQDGTGHSALHLAAKNSHPDCIKRLLQAKCPSDSTDNSGKTALHYAAACGCLQVVQLLCEHKCPVNIKDADGNIPLLLAVQNEHTEVGKYLLEHGADINSRDKNGRTPLMLACEAGNLNIVDVLIQKGADVNLVDALGHNALHYSILSENTSIQSLLQSKIVQDADVKSPAKPKQHDQVSRLSSERSGTPKKRKAPPPPPVSPIQFSDLSSPHSATSTPVSGKGQQFFAEQGSKGEISAIQSDCKDGISDSTAGTDSLLDLSSETDQQDLLLLLQAKIASLTVHNKKLQEKLQARGLKTEDVDTTLDSYRSTHTEFDQSTDRLSDSSVAVAQEISSPSLSSTQAQEEAVNNEVKIKQLQNNLKEVQKRLDSSEAKRRHLENQLQSGVADTVHLLNSSEISENGSDLNQKLKETQTKYEEAMKEVLNVQRQMKLGLVASESKEADLQELRATCEEIEVLKEELQKVQEESNKLRERVRELEEKVEEKERNGVGTMSAEECEEMKSSYCLVIENINQEKALLIERYKEGQEEIKRLQDKLKSQMESGQSEEDVEVRDAKNRMINELNKQVSELSQLYKEAQIELEDYRKKSASEDASPACIPLEEHEKLMEVTALQREQAEGALMEMKAQYAKVLNEATQLQNLVDSQKKNSVSITEHLQVVTALRSSVKEMEEEINELKEQLLYKETEVQRLQKELLEEEAAVCEAMVPRSLYEELRSKSEGEVSSLSSKLKDLMKEKENLCTDLSQLRKEILQVKGEKENLRAILEAKEQEIKGLLQQYHQAQEELLEMKKASETSSKMEEDKDKKITDMSKEVIKLKEALNSLSQLSYATGTPKRQSQQLELLQQQVKQLQNQLAETKKQHQDIVSVYRTHLLYAVQGQMDEDVQKVLKQILTMCKSQSQKKGETVFVDP; this is translated from the exons ATGTTGGCTCACGGTGCAGATGTAGCATCACAGGATGGAACAG GCCACAGTGCTTTGCATCTTGCTGCCAAGAACAGCCACCCAGATTGTATCAAGAGGCTCCTTCAG GCTAAATGTCCATCCGATAGCACAGATAACTCTGGAAAAACAGCTTTACACTATGCAG CTGCATGTGGCTGCCTTCAAGTAGTTCAGCTCTTATGTGAACACAAATGTCCAGTTAACATCAAAGATGCG gATGGGAATATTCCTTTGTTACTTGCAGTGCAAAATGAGCACACGGAAGTAGGCAAataccttctagaacatggagcaGACATCAATTCCAGAGACAAAAATGGAAG AACTCCTTTGATGCTGGCATGTGAAGCTGGAAATCTCAACATTGTGGATGTCCTGATCCAAAAAGGTGCAGATGTAAATTTGGTTGATGCTCTTGGACACAATGCCCTACATTATTCCATACTCTCTGAAAATACCAGTATTCAGAGTCTTCTTCAGTCAAAAATTGTTCAAGATGCTG ATGTCAAGTCACCAGCAAAGCCAAAACAG CATGATCAAGTCTCTAGATTAAGTTCAGAAAGAAGTGGAACTCCAAAAAAACGCAaagccccaccaccacctccagtCAGTCCTATCCAG TTTAGTGATCTATCCTCTCCACATTCAGCAACTTCAACTCCAGTATCTGGGAAAGGCCAGCAGTTCTttgctgagcagggatccaaG GGAGAGATCAGTGCCATTCAGTCCGATTGCAAGGATGGGATAAGCGATAGCACTGCAG gcacTGATAGTTTATTGGATCTAAGTTCAGAAACAGACCAGCAAGACTTGCTTTTACTGCTTCAAGCAAAAATTGCTTCTTTGACCGTGCATAACAAGAAACTGCAAGAAAAATTACAG GCAAGAGGACTCAAAACAGAAGATGTGGATACCACACTGGATTCTTATCGTTCCACACACACGGAGTTTGATCAGTCAACAGACAGGCTGAGTGATAGTTCAGTGGCAGTGGCTCAAGAAATAAGCTCCCCTTCCCTAAGCTCAACACAGGCTCAGGAAGAAGCAGTGAACAATGAGGTAAAAATTAAACAGCTACAAAACAATTTAAAGGAAGTTCAAAAGAGATTGGACAGCTCTGAAGCAAAGAGGCGGCACTTGGAGAACCAGCTCCAGTCTGGAGTGGCAGACACAGTTCACTTGTTGAACAGCTCAGAGATTTCAGAGAATGGCTCGGACCTTAATCAGAAACTGAAAGAAACCCAAACCAAGTATGAAGAAGCAATGAAGGAGGTCCTGAATGTCCAGAGGCAAATGAAGCTGGGCTTGGTGGCTTCAGAGAGCAAAGAAGCTGATCTGCAAGAACTCAGAGCAACGTGTGAGGAGATTGAAGTGCTGAAGGAAGAATTGCAAAAAGTGCAGGAAGAAAGCAATAAGctaagagagagagtgagagagctaGAGGAAaaagtggaagagaaagagaggaatggtGTGGGCACTATGTCAGCAGAAGAGTGTGAAGAGATGAAAAGTTCCTATTGCTTAGTTATTGAGAACATCAACCAAGAGAAGGCTTTGCTGATTGAGAGGTACAAGGAGGGACAGGAGGAGATCAAAAGGCTGCAAGACAAATTGAAGAGTCAGATGGAGTCAGGGCAGAGTGAGGAAGATGTGGAGGTAAGGGATGCAAAGAACAGGATGATAAATGAGTTGAACAAGCAGGTCAGTGAGCTTTCACAGTTGTATAAAGAAGCACAAATAGAACTTGAAGACTACAGGAAAAAGAGtgcttcagaagatgccagcccagCATGCATACCTCTGGAGGAACATGAGAAGCTGATGGAAGTCACTGCCTTACAGAGAGAGCAAGCAGAGGGTGCGCTGATGGAAATGAAGGCTCAGTACGCCAAGGTATTAAACGAAGCAACACAACTGCAAAACTTGGTTGACTCTCAGAAGAAGAACTCTGTTTCCATCACTGAACATCTTCAGGTGGTCACTGCTCTCAGAAGCTCAgtaaaggaaatggaagaagaaataaatgagCTCAAAGAGCAGCTTCTTTACAAAGAAACTGAGGTGCAGCGTCTGCAGAAGGAACTATTAGAAGAAGAAGCAGCTGTGTGTGAAGCCATGGTGCCCAGGTCGCTCTATGAAGAGCTTCGGTCCAAGTCAGAAGGGGAAGTCAGCTCCTTGTCATCCAAGCTGAAGGACTtaatgaaagagaaggagaacCTGTGTACAGATCTGTCACAGCTCAGGAAGGAAATTTTACAAGtgaaaggggagaaagagaatcTCCGAGCAATCCTTGAAGCCAAGGAACAGGAGATCAAGGGACTGCTTCAACAGTACCATCAAGCACAAGAAGAACTACTTGAAATGAAAAAGGCTTCTGAAACTTCCTCAAAAATGGAAGAGGACAAGGATAAAAAG ATAACTGACATGTCTAAAGAAGTTATCAAACTAAAGGAAGCACTGAACAGCCTCTCCCAGCTCTCTTATGCAACTGGTACACCGAAAAGACAAAGCCAGCAGCTGGAGCTTCTGCAACAGCAAGTCAAGCAGCTACAAAACCAGCTTGCT gaaacaaagaaacaacaccAGGATATTGTATCTGTTTACAGGACACATCTGCTCTATGCTGTGCAG GGCCAAATGGATGAAGATGTCCAGAAAGTGCTTAAACAGATTTTAACAATGTGCAAAAGTCAGTCACAAAAAAAAGGTGAAACTGTTTTTGTTGATCCCTGA
- the RAI14 gene encoding ankycorbin isoform X3 yields MLAHGADVASQDGTGHSALHLAAKNSHPDCIKRLLQAKCPSDSTDNSGKTALHYAAACGCLQVVQLLCEHKCPVNIKDADGNIPLLLAVQNEHTEVGKYLLEHGADINSRDKNGRTPLMLACEAGNLNIVDVLIQKGADVNLVDALGHNALHYSILSENTSIQSLLQSKIVQDADVKSPAKPKQFSDLSSPHSATSTPVSGKGQQFFAEQGSKQGEISAIQSDCKDGISDSTAGTDSLLDLSSETDQQDLLLLLQAKIASLTVHNKKLQEKLQARGLKTEDVDTTLDSYRSTHTEFDQSTDRLSDSSVAVAQEISSPSLSSTQAQEEAVNNEVKIKQLQNNLKEVQKRLDSSEAKRRHLENQLQSGVADTVHLLNSSEISENGSDLNQKLKETQTKYEEAMKEVLNVQRQMKLGLVASESKEADLQELRATCEEIEVLKEELQKVQEESNKLRERVRELEEKVEEKERNGVGTMSAEECEEMKSSYCLVIENINQEKALLIERYKEGQEEIKRLQDKLKSQMESGQSEEDVEVRDAKNRMINELNKQVSELSQLYKEAQIELEDYRKKSASEDASPACIPLEEHEKLMEVTALQREQAEGALMEMKAQYAKVLNEATQLQNLVDSQKKNSVSITEHLQVVTALRSSVKEMEEEINELKEQLLYKETEVQRLQKELLEEEAAVCEAMVPRSLYEELRSKSEGEVSSLSSKLKDLMKEKENLCTDLSQLRKEILQVKGEKENLRAILEAKEQEIKGLLQQYHQAQEELLEMKKASETSSKMEEDKDKKITDMSKEVIKLKEALNSLSQLSYATGTPKRQSQQLELLQQQVKQLQNQLAETKKQHQDIVSVYRTHLLYAVQGQMDEDVQKVLKQILTMCKSQSQKKGETVFVDP; encoded by the exons ATGTTGGCTCACGGTGCAGATGTAGCATCACAGGATGGAACAG GCCACAGTGCTTTGCATCTTGCTGCCAAGAACAGCCACCCAGATTGTATCAAGAGGCTCCTTCAG GCTAAATGTCCATCCGATAGCACAGATAACTCTGGAAAAACAGCTTTACACTATGCAG CTGCATGTGGCTGCCTTCAAGTAGTTCAGCTCTTATGTGAACACAAATGTCCAGTTAACATCAAAGATGCG gATGGGAATATTCCTTTGTTACTTGCAGTGCAAAATGAGCACACGGAAGTAGGCAAataccttctagaacatggagcaGACATCAATTCCAGAGACAAAAATGGAAG AACTCCTTTGATGCTGGCATGTGAAGCTGGAAATCTCAACATTGTGGATGTCCTGATCCAAAAAGGTGCAGATGTAAATTTGGTTGATGCTCTTGGACACAATGCCCTACATTATTCCATACTCTCTGAAAATACCAGTATTCAGAGTCTTCTTCAGTCAAAAATTGTTCAAGATGCTG ATGTCAAGTCACCAGCAAAGCCAAAACAG TTTAGTGATCTATCCTCTCCACATTCAGCAACTTCAACTCCAGTATCTGGGAAAGGCCAGCAGTTCTttgctgagcagggatccaaG CAGGGAGAGATCAGTGCCATTCAGTCCGATTGCAAGGATGGGATAAGCGATAGCACTGCAG gcacTGATAGTTTATTGGATCTAAGTTCAGAAACAGACCAGCAAGACTTGCTTTTACTGCTTCAAGCAAAAATTGCTTCTTTGACCGTGCATAACAAGAAACTGCAAGAAAAATTACAG GCAAGAGGACTCAAAACAGAAGATGTGGATACCACACTGGATTCTTATCGTTCCACACACACGGAGTTTGATCAGTCAACAGACAGGCTGAGTGATAGTTCAGTGGCAGTGGCTCAAGAAATAAGCTCCCCTTCCCTAAGCTCAACACAGGCTCAGGAAGAAGCAGTGAACAATGAGGTAAAAATTAAACAGCTACAAAACAATTTAAAGGAAGTTCAAAAGAGATTGGACAGCTCTGAAGCAAAGAGGCGGCACTTGGAGAACCAGCTCCAGTCTGGAGTGGCAGACACAGTTCACTTGTTGAACAGCTCAGAGATTTCAGAGAATGGCTCGGACCTTAATCAGAAACTGAAAGAAACCCAAACCAAGTATGAAGAAGCAATGAAGGAGGTCCTGAATGTCCAGAGGCAAATGAAGCTGGGCTTGGTGGCTTCAGAGAGCAAAGAAGCTGATCTGCAAGAACTCAGAGCAACGTGTGAGGAGATTGAAGTGCTGAAGGAAGAATTGCAAAAAGTGCAGGAAGAAAGCAATAAGctaagagagagagtgagagagctaGAGGAAaaagtggaagagaaagagaggaatggtGTGGGCACTATGTCAGCAGAAGAGTGTGAAGAGATGAAAAGTTCCTATTGCTTAGTTATTGAGAACATCAACCAAGAGAAGGCTTTGCTGATTGAGAGGTACAAGGAGGGACAGGAGGAGATCAAAAGGCTGCAAGACAAATTGAAGAGTCAGATGGAGTCAGGGCAGAGTGAGGAAGATGTGGAGGTAAGGGATGCAAAGAACAGGATGATAAATGAGTTGAACAAGCAGGTCAGTGAGCTTTCACAGTTGTATAAAGAAGCACAAATAGAACTTGAAGACTACAGGAAAAAGAGtgcttcagaagatgccagcccagCATGCATACCTCTGGAGGAACATGAGAAGCTGATGGAAGTCACTGCCTTACAGAGAGAGCAAGCAGAGGGTGCGCTGATGGAAATGAAGGCTCAGTACGCCAAGGTATTAAACGAAGCAACACAACTGCAAAACTTGGTTGACTCTCAGAAGAAGAACTCTGTTTCCATCACTGAACATCTTCAGGTGGTCACTGCTCTCAGAAGCTCAgtaaaggaaatggaagaagaaataaatgagCTCAAAGAGCAGCTTCTTTACAAAGAAACTGAGGTGCAGCGTCTGCAGAAGGAACTATTAGAAGAAGAAGCAGCTGTGTGTGAAGCCATGGTGCCCAGGTCGCTCTATGAAGAGCTTCGGTCCAAGTCAGAAGGGGAAGTCAGCTCCTTGTCATCCAAGCTGAAGGACTtaatgaaagagaaggagaacCTGTGTACAGATCTGTCACAGCTCAGGAAGGAAATTTTACAAGtgaaaggggagaaagagaatcTCCGAGCAATCCTTGAAGCCAAGGAACAGGAGATCAAGGGACTGCTTCAACAGTACCATCAAGCACAAGAAGAACTACTTGAAATGAAAAAGGCTTCTGAAACTTCCTCAAAAATGGAAGAGGACAAGGATAAAAAG ATAACTGACATGTCTAAAGAAGTTATCAAACTAAAGGAAGCACTGAACAGCCTCTCCCAGCTCTCTTATGCAACTGGTACACCGAAAAGACAAAGCCAGCAGCTGGAGCTTCTGCAACAGCAAGTCAAGCAGCTACAAAACCAGCTTGCT gaaacaaagaaacaacaccAGGATATTGTATCTGTTTACAGGACACATCTGCTCTATGCTGTGCAG GGCCAAATGGATGAAGATGTCCAGAAAGTGCTTAAACAGATTTTAACAATGTGCAAAAGTCAGTCACAAAAAAAAGGTGAAACTGTTTTTGTTGATCCCTGA
- the RAI14 gene encoding ankycorbin isoform X1, producing MLAHGADVASQDGTGHSALHLAAKNSHPDCIKRLLQAKCPSDSTDNSGKTALHYAAACGCLQVVQLLCEHKCPVNIKDADGNIPLLLAVQNEHTEVGKYLLEHGADINSRDKNGRTPLMLACEAGNLNIVDVLIQKGADVNLVDALGHNALHYSILSENTSIQSLLQSKIVQDADVKSPAKPKQHDQVSRLSSERSGTPKKRKAPPPPPVSPIQFSDLSSPHSATSTPVSGKGQQFFAEQGSKQGEISAIQSDCKDGISDSTAGTDSLLDLSSETDQQDLLLLLQAKIASLTVHNKKLQEKLQARGLKTEDVDTTLDSYRSTHTEFDQSTDRLSDSSVAVAQEISSPSLSSTQAQEEAVNNEVKIKQLQNNLKEVQKRLDSSEAKRRHLENQLQSGVADTVHLLNSSEISENGSDLNQKLKETQTKYEEAMKEVLNVQRQMKLGLVASESKEADLQELRATCEEIEVLKEELQKVQEESNKLRERVRELEEKVEEKERNGVGTMSAEECEEMKSSYCLVIENINQEKALLIERYKEGQEEIKRLQDKLKSQMESGQSEEDVEVRDAKNRMINELNKQVSELSQLYKEAQIELEDYRKKSASEDASPACIPLEEHEKLMEVTALQREQAEGALMEMKAQYAKVLNEATQLQNLVDSQKKNSVSITEHLQVVTALRSSVKEMEEEINELKEQLLYKETEVQRLQKELLEEEAAVCEAMVPRSLYEELRSKSEGEVSSLSSKLKDLMKEKENLCTDLSQLRKEILQVKGEKENLRAILEAKEQEIKGLLQQYHQAQEELLEMKKASETSSKMEEDKDKKITDMSKEVIKLKEALNSLSQLSYATGTPKRQSQQLELLQQQVKQLQNQLAETKKQHQDIVSVYRTHLLYAVQGQMDEDVQKVLKQILTMCKSQSQKKGETVFVDP from the exons ATGTTGGCTCACGGTGCAGATGTAGCATCACAGGATGGAACAG GCCACAGTGCTTTGCATCTTGCTGCCAAGAACAGCCACCCAGATTGTATCAAGAGGCTCCTTCAG GCTAAATGTCCATCCGATAGCACAGATAACTCTGGAAAAACAGCTTTACACTATGCAG CTGCATGTGGCTGCCTTCAAGTAGTTCAGCTCTTATGTGAACACAAATGTCCAGTTAACATCAAAGATGCG gATGGGAATATTCCTTTGTTACTTGCAGTGCAAAATGAGCACACGGAAGTAGGCAAataccttctagaacatggagcaGACATCAATTCCAGAGACAAAAATGGAAG AACTCCTTTGATGCTGGCATGTGAAGCTGGAAATCTCAACATTGTGGATGTCCTGATCCAAAAAGGTGCAGATGTAAATTTGGTTGATGCTCTTGGACACAATGCCCTACATTATTCCATACTCTCTGAAAATACCAGTATTCAGAGTCTTCTTCAGTCAAAAATTGTTCAAGATGCTG ATGTCAAGTCACCAGCAAAGCCAAAACAG CATGATCAAGTCTCTAGATTAAGTTCAGAAAGAAGTGGAACTCCAAAAAAACGCAaagccccaccaccacctccagtCAGTCCTATCCAG TTTAGTGATCTATCCTCTCCACATTCAGCAACTTCAACTCCAGTATCTGGGAAAGGCCAGCAGTTCTttgctgagcagggatccaaG CAGGGAGAGATCAGTGCCATTCAGTCCGATTGCAAGGATGGGATAAGCGATAGCACTGCAG gcacTGATAGTTTATTGGATCTAAGTTCAGAAACAGACCAGCAAGACTTGCTTTTACTGCTTCAAGCAAAAATTGCTTCTTTGACCGTGCATAACAAGAAACTGCAAGAAAAATTACAG GCAAGAGGACTCAAAACAGAAGATGTGGATACCACACTGGATTCTTATCGTTCCACACACACGGAGTTTGATCAGTCAACAGACAGGCTGAGTGATAGTTCAGTGGCAGTGGCTCAAGAAATAAGCTCCCCTTCCCTAAGCTCAACACAGGCTCAGGAAGAAGCAGTGAACAATGAGGTAAAAATTAAACAGCTACAAAACAATTTAAAGGAAGTTCAAAAGAGATTGGACAGCTCTGAAGCAAAGAGGCGGCACTTGGAGAACCAGCTCCAGTCTGGAGTGGCAGACACAGTTCACTTGTTGAACAGCTCAGAGATTTCAGAGAATGGCTCGGACCTTAATCAGAAACTGAAAGAAACCCAAACCAAGTATGAAGAAGCAATGAAGGAGGTCCTGAATGTCCAGAGGCAAATGAAGCTGGGCTTGGTGGCTTCAGAGAGCAAAGAAGCTGATCTGCAAGAACTCAGAGCAACGTGTGAGGAGATTGAAGTGCTGAAGGAAGAATTGCAAAAAGTGCAGGAAGAAAGCAATAAGctaagagagagagtgagagagctaGAGGAAaaagtggaagagaaagagaggaatggtGTGGGCACTATGTCAGCAGAAGAGTGTGAAGAGATGAAAAGTTCCTATTGCTTAGTTATTGAGAACATCAACCAAGAGAAGGCTTTGCTGATTGAGAGGTACAAGGAGGGACAGGAGGAGATCAAAAGGCTGCAAGACAAATTGAAGAGTCAGATGGAGTCAGGGCAGAGTGAGGAAGATGTGGAGGTAAGGGATGCAAAGAACAGGATGATAAATGAGTTGAACAAGCAGGTCAGTGAGCTTTCACAGTTGTATAAAGAAGCACAAATAGAACTTGAAGACTACAGGAAAAAGAGtgcttcagaagatgccagcccagCATGCATACCTCTGGAGGAACATGAGAAGCTGATGGAAGTCACTGCCTTACAGAGAGAGCAAGCAGAGGGTGCGCTGATGGAAATGAAGGCTCAGTACGCCAAGGTATTAAACGAAGCAACACAACTGCAAAACTTGGTTGACTCTCAGAAGAAGAACTCTGTTTCCATCACTGAACATCTTCAGGTGGTCACTGCTCTCAGAAGCTCAgtaaaggaaatggaagaagaaataaatgagCTCAAAGAGCAGCTTCTTTACAAAGAAACTGAGGTGCAGCGTCTGCAGAAGGAACTATTAGAAGAAGAAGCAGCTGTGTGTGAAGCCATGGTGCCCAGGTCGCTCTATGAAGAGCTTCGGTCCAAGTCAGAAGGGGAAGTCAGCTCCTTGTCATCCAAGCTGAAGGACTtaatgaaagagaaggagaacCTGTGTACAGATCTGTCACAGCTCAGGAAGGAAATTTTACAAGtgaaaggggagaaagagaatcTCCGAGCAATCCTTGAAGCCAAGGAACAGGAGATCAAGGGACTGCTTCAACAGTACCATCAAGCACAAGAAGAACTACTTGAAATGAAAAAGGCTTCTGAAACTTCCTCAAAAATGGAAGAGGACAAGGATAAAAAG ATAACTGACATGTCTAAAGAAGTTATCAAACTAAAGGAAGCACTGAACAGCCTCTCCCAGCTCTCTTATGCAACTGGTACACCGAAAAGACAAAGCCAGCAGCTGGAGCTTCTGCAACAGCAAGTCAAGCAGCTACAAAACCAGCTTGCT gaaacaaagaaacaacaccAGGATATTGTATCTGTTTACAGGACACATCTGCTCTATGCTGTGCAG GGCCAAATGGATGAAGATGTCCAGAAAGTGCTTAAACAGATTTTAACAATGTGCAAAAGTCAGTCACAAAAAAAAGGTGAAACTGTTTTTGTTGATCCCTGA
- the RAI14 gene encoding ankycorbin isoform X4 → MLAHGADVASQDGTGHSALHLAAKNSHPDCIKRLLQAKCPSDSTDNSGKTALHYAAACGCLQVVQLLCEHKCPVNIKDADGNIPLLLAVQNEHTEVGKYLLEHGADINSRDKNGRTPLMLACEAGNLNIVDVLIQKGADVNLVDALGHNALHYSILSENTSIQSLLQSKIVQDADVKSPAKPKQFSDLSSPHSATSTPVSGKGQQFFAEQGSKGEISAIQSDCKDGISDSTAGTDSLLDLSSETDQQDLLLLLQAKIASLTVHNKKLQEKLQARGLKTEDVDTTLDSYRSTHTEFDQSTDRLSDSSVAVAQEISSPSLSSTQAQEEAVNNEVKIKQLQNNLKEVQKRLDSSEAKRRHLENQLQSGVADTVHLLNSSEISENGSDLNQKLKETQTKYEEAMKEVLNVQRQMKLGLVASESKEADLQELRATCEEIEVLKEELQKVQEESNKLRERVRELEEKVEEKERNGVGTMSAEECEEMKSSYCLVIENINQEKALLIERYKEGQEEIKRLQDKLKSQMESGQSEEDVEVRDAKNRMINELNKQVSELSQLYKEAQIELEDYRKKSASEDASPACIPLEEHEKLMEVTALQREQAEGALMEMKAQYAKVLNEATQLQNLVDSQKKNSVSITEHLQVVTALRSSVKEMEEEINELKEQLLYKETEVQRLQKELLEEEAAVCEAMVPRSLYEELRSKSEGEVSSLSSKLKDLMKEKENLCTDLSQLRKEILQVKGEKENLRAILEAKEQEIKGLLQQYHQAQEELLEMKKASETSSKMEEDKDKKITDMSKEVIKLKEALNSLSQLSYATGTPKRQSQQLELLQQQVKQLQNQLAETKKQHQDIVSVYRTHLLYAVQGQMDEDVQKVLKQILTMCKSQSQKKGETVFVDP, encoded by the exons ATGTTGGCTCACGGTGCAGATGTAGCATCACAGGATGGAACAG GCCACAGTGCTTTGCATCTTGCTGCCAAGAACAGCCACCCAGATTGTATCAAGAGGCTCCTTCAG GCTAAATGTCCATCCGATAGCACAGATAACTCTGGAAAAACAGCTTTACACTATGCAG CTGCATGTGGCTGCCTTCAAGTAGTTCAGCTCTTATGTGAACACAAATGTCCAGTTAACATCAAAGATGCG gATGGGAATATTCCTTTGTTACTTGCAGTGCAAAATGAGCACACGGAAGTAGGCAAataccttctagaacatggagcaGACATCAATTCCAGAGACAAAAATGGAAG AACTCCTTTGATGCTGGCATGTGAAGCTGGAAATCTCAACATTGTGGATGTCCTGATCCAAAAAGGTGCAGATGTAAATTTGGTTGATGCTCTTGGACACAATGCCCTACATTATTCCATACTCTCTGAAAATACCAGTATTCAGAGTCTTCTTCAGTCAAAAATTGTTCAAGATGCTG ATGTCAAGTCACCAGCAAAGCCAAAACAG TTTAGTGATCTATCCTCTCCACATTCAGCAACTTCAACTCCAGTATCTGGGAAAGGCCAGCAGTTCTttgctgagcagggatccaaG GGAGAGATCAGTGCCATTCAGTCCGATTGCAAGGATGGGATAAGCGATAGCACTGCAG gcacTGATAGTTTATTGGATCTAAGTTCAGAAACAGACCAGCAAGACTTGCTTTTACTGCTTCAAGCAAAAATTGCTTCTTTGACCGTGCATAACAAGAAACTGCAAGAAAAATTACAG GCAAGAGGACTCAAAACAGAAGATGTGGATACCACACTGGATTCTTATCGTTCCACACACACGGAGTTTGATCAGTCAACAGACAGGCTGAGTGATAGTTCAGTGGCAGTGGCTCAAGAAATAAGCTCCCCTTCCCTAAGCTCAACACAGGCTCAGGAAGAAGCAGTGAACAATGAGGTAAAAATTAAACAGCTACAAAACAATTTAAAGGAAGTTCAAAAGAGATTGGACAGCTCTGAAGCAAAGAGGCGGCACTTGGAGAACCAGCTCCAGTCTGGAGTGGCAGACACAGTTCACTTGTTGAACAGCTCAGAGATTTCAGAGAATGGCTCGGACCTTAATCAGAAACTGAAAGAAACCCAAACCAAGTATGAAGAAGCAATGAAGGAGGTCCTGAATGTCCAGAGGCAAATGAAGCTGGGCTTGGTGGCTTCAGAGAGCAAAGAAGCTGATCTGCAAGAACTCAGAGCAACGTGTGAGGAGATTGAAGTGCTGAAGGAAGAATTGCAAAAAGTGCAGGAAGAAAGCAATAAGctaagagagagagtgagagagctaGAGGAAaaagtggaagagaaagagaggaatggtGTGGGCACTATGTCAGCAGAAGAGTGTGAAGAGATGAAAAGTTCCTATTGCTTAGTTATTGAGAACATCAACCAAGAGAAGGCTTTGCTGATTGAGAGGTACAAGGAGGGACAGGAGGAGATCAAAAGGCTGCAAGACAAATTGAAGAGTCAGATGGAGTCAGGGCAGAGTGAGGAAGATGTGGAGGTAAGGGATGCAAAGAACAGGATGATAAATGAGTTGAACAAGCAGGTCAGTGAGCTTTCACAGTTGTATAAAGAAGCACAAATAGAACTTGAAGACTACAGGAAAAAGAGtgcttcagaagatgccagcccagCATGCATACCTCTGGAGGAACATGAGAAGCTGATGGAAGTCACTGCCTTACAGAGAGAGCAAGCAGAGGGTGCGCTGATGGAAATGAAGGCTCAGTACGCCAAGGTATTAAACGAAGCAACACAACTGCAAAACTTGGTTGACTCTCAGAAGAAGAACTCTGTTTCCATCACTGAACATCTTCAGGTGGTCACTGCTCTCAGAAGCTCAgtaaaggaaatggaagaagaaataaatgagCTCAAAGAGCAGCTTCTTTACAAAGAAACTGAGGTGCAGCGTCTGCAGAAGGAACTATTAGAAGAAGAAGCAGCTGTGTGTGAAGCCATGGTGCCCAGGTCGCTCTATGAAGAGCTTCGGTCCAAGTCAGAAGGGGAAGTCAGCTCCTTGTCATCCAAGCTGAAGGACTtaatgaaagagaaggagaacCTGTGTACAGATCTGTCACAGCTCAGGAAGGAAATTTTACAAGtgaaaggggagaaagagaatcTCCGAGCAATCCTTGAAGCCAAGGAACAGGAGATCAAGGGACTGCTTCAACAGTACCATCAAGCACAAGAAGAACTACTTGAAATGAAAAAGGCTTCTGAAACTTCCTCAAAAATGGAAGAGGACAAGGATAAAAAG ATAACTGACATGTCTAAAGAAGTTATCAAACTAAAGGAAGCACTGAACAGCCTCTCCCAGCTCTCTTATGCAACTGGTACACCGAAAAGACAAAGCCAGCAGCTGGAGCTTCTGCAACAGCAAGTCAAGCAGCTACAAAACCAGCTTGCT gaaacaaagaaacaacaccAGGATATTGTATCTGTTTACAGGACACATCTGCTCTATGCTGTGCAG GGCCAAATGGATGAAGATGTCCAGAAAGTGCTTAAACAGATTTTAACAATGTGCAAAAGTCAGTCACAAAAAAAAGGTGAAACTGTTTTTGTTGATCCCTGA